One genomic window of Solanum stenotomum isolate F172 chromosome 9, ASM1918654v1, whole genome shotgun sequence includes the following:
- the LOC125875874 gene encoding uncharacterized protein LOC125875874, which translates to MVCFCFLVDQKKMMRQSKPVAGSCSRCGHGAQVAHMRTATRFCYVPFYWKSWKAIVCCFCGAVLKSYR; encoded by the coding sequence ATGGTTTGTTTTTGCTTTTTGGTGGAtcagaagaagatgatgaggcAGAGTAAGCCCGTGGCCGGTTCGTGTTCACGTTGCGGCCACGGAGCTCAAGTTGCTCATATGCGAACCGCTACCAGATTTTGTTACGTTCCATTTTACTGGAAATCTTGGAAGGCTATTGTTTGTTGCTTCTGCGGTGCTGTTCTCAAATCTTACagataa